GACGGTGCTGACGCCGGGCCACACCGCCAATCACGCGGCATTTGCGCTCGAAGGCACCGGCATCCTGTTTTCAGCCGACCATGTGATGGCGTGGGCGACATCGATCGTGGCGCCGCCGGACGGAGCGATGGCCGACTACATGGCCTCGCTCGACAGGCTGATCGCGCGCGGCGATCGCCTGCTGCTGCCCGGCCATGGCGGCCCGGTGACCGCGCCGCGCAGCTTCATGCGCGGCCTCAAGACCCATCGCAAGATGCGCGAACGGGCGATCCTCGAACGGATCCGCGACAGCGACCGGACGATCCCGGACATGGTCAAGGCTATCTACCGGGACACCGACCCGCGCCTGCATGGCGCCGCCGGCCTGTCGGTGCTTGCCCATCTCGAGGACCTGGTGGCGCGCGGCCTGGTTGCTACCCAGGGTGACCCGGCCATCGACGGCGTTTTTGTGCCGGTGGGGTAGAACTACTCAGCCGGCGCGGCACCCACCTGCCCTGCAACCTCCTGGTCGAGTTCGGCGAGGAACCCGACGATGCGCGCCGCATTGTCGCCGAGGTCGTAGCGGCCGTAGCGGGAGGCTGAGCGCATGTCGACGACGATGGTGTCGCCATCATTGCTGACCCGGATGGCGACGTCGGCGGGCAGGCCTACGACGAAGCTCCGGGCAACGGCCGATATCGTCACCTCGTCTTGACCGTCCGTCACCGGATATGGCGCAGTAAGTTGCCAATCGCGGCGGTCGAGCACGGTTTCAACGGCGTCGACGACGGTTTCGAACGGCAGATTGTAGCTGTGCCCGGTGACCAGCGGATAGGCGTCGGCCTGCAGGCGCACTTCGCCAGGCGTTGGCGGCGCGAGCACGTTCATGTCCTTGGTGCGGTCGCTGGTCTCGAGCACCGGCGGATTGTCGAGGTCCGTCGAAATGTCCCTCAGGGGCGGCGTGGTCGCCGCCAAATAGGTGGCAAAGCCGTAGGGCGTCAGCACCAGCAGCGCCAGCAGGGCGCCGACCGAGAGGTCGCGGCCGCCACGGTCACCGAAATGCCACAGCCGGGACAAAGCGAGGCCGGCAAACAGCAAAGCGAACGCGGCAAGCAAGGCGACGATCGCCAGCACCCACAGGAAGGCCGGCGTTTCGACCAGTTCGAAATGATGGCCGGCCAGCACGGTGAGCAGCAGGACCAGGGCAAAAGCGCCCGTGCGCCGCGACCAGCCGGCCGCCTTCGATGTCTGCCGCTCGTCAATTTCCATTGTCTTCAGCACCGCCCCAACCCGCACAGACGCTTAGAGCAAAGGATGCTCAAATTGAACATCCCCTGCCCTAACGTTTTTGCGGCCGGTAGCTTGAAGGTCAAGGAAACGCACGGTCCCGGTCAATCCGTCGGCAGGCGGTAGTCGCTGAACTGCTTGCGCAAGGTGATCTTCTGGATCTTGCCGGTGGCGGTGTGCGGGATTTCACTGACGAAAGCGACGTCGTCGGGTATCCACCATTTCGGCACCTTGCCGTCCATGAACGCCAGTATATCGGCCTTGCTCGGCTCCTTGCCGGGCTTGGCGACCACGACCAGCAAGGGCCGCTCGCCCCATTTCGAATGATGGACGCCGATCGCCGCGGCCTCGGCGACATCGGGATGGCCGACGGCGAGGTTCTCCAGGTCGATGGTCGATATCCACTCGCCGCCCGACTTGATGACGTCCTTGGCGCGATCGGTGATCTGCATGTAGCCGCCGGAATCGATATGGGCGACATCGCCAGTGTCGAACCAGCCGTCCTTGTCGAACTGCTCGGCTCCGACGCCGCCATAATAGGCGCTGGCGACGGCTGGACCGCGCACCTTCAGCCGGCCGAAGGTCTTGCCGTCCCAAGGCAGTTCCTTGTCGTCGTCATCCGTCACCTTCATCTCGACCCCGAAGGGCGGGTAGCCCTGCTTGCCCTGGATATCGAGCCGGTCCTCGCCCTCGAGCGCTTGATACTGCGGCTTCATGGTGCACAGCGTGCCGAGCGGTGACATTTCGGTCATGCCCCAGGCATGGATGACTTCGACACCGTAATTGTCCTGGAATTTCCTGATGATGGCGCGCGGGCAGGACGAGCCGCCGATGACGACTTTGCTGAGATAGGGAAGCTTCTTGCCGGTGTCTTCCAGATGCTGCAGCAGCATCATCCAGACGGTCGGCACGGCGGCGCTGAAGGTCACCTTCTCGGTGTCGAGCAGCTCGTAGATCGAGGCGCCGTCCATCTTGCAACCGGGCATGACCAGCTTGGCGCCGATCATCGGCGCGCTCTGGCCAAGGCCCCAGGCATTGGCATGAAACATCGGCACGACGGGGAGGATCGTGTCCCGCGCGGAGAGGCCCATGGCGTCGGGCATGGCAGCAATCATGGCATGCAGCACATTCGAGCGGTGGCTGTAGAGCACACCTTTGGGATCGCCCGTCGTGCCGGAGGTGTAGCACATGCCGGCTGCGGTGTTTTCGCCGAAAACCTTCCAGGCGAAGTCGCCATCGGCCTCGTTCAACCAGTCCTCATAGGCAACCACATTCGACAGCGTCGTTTCAGGCAGATGCGCCTTGTCGGTCAGGACGATCACCTTTTTCAGCGATTTGACCGCGCCGGCGATCTTTTCCAGCAGCGGCATGAAGGTCAGGTCGACGAAGATCCCTCTATCCTGCGCATTGTTCATGATCCAGACGATCTGCTCGGGGAACAAACGCGGGTTGAGCGTATGGTAGATGGCGCCGATGCCCATGATGCCGTACCAGGCCTCTATGTGGCGCGCCGTGTTCCAGGCCAGGGTCGCGATGCGGTCGCCGAGCACAAAGCCATCGCGCTCCAACCGTTGAGCGACCTTGAGCGCGCGGCGATGAACTTCAGCATAGGTGGTGCGAACGACAGGACCTTCGATCGAGCGCGAGACGATCTCGCGCGTCCCGTGCTGCCGCTCGGCATTGTCGATCAGCTTGTGGCAGAGCAGCGGCCATTCCTGCATCAGTCCGAGCATCTGGTTCCTCCCATTGCTTCCTCGTTTTTCCCGTCTTTTGTTCCATTGTGGGACGAACGGACGGATTGTCCAGCCATGACGTCTCCAACCGTTAACGGCTGAAGCAAGCAGTGATCGAAAGGCGGGGAAAACCGCCACAATCCGGCCATCGTCGACGTTAAGGTTCGTTAACGGGGTAGGGGTGCGGATTGGCGACTGAAAGAGGTTCGCATGGACACGCAGCTCGACGGCAAGCAGATCGACGGCAAGCAGATCGATTACAGGCAGATCGACGACAGGCAGCTGGATGACAGCGAGGCCCAAGACGTGCAGTTGGACGATATTCAACTCGACGACAAAGAGCTTGAAGACACGCTTGCCGCAAGTCTGGCCGATCTCGTGCCGGAGGCCAAAAAGGTCTCCGAAGACGAATTTGTCGAGGTGGTCGGCGGCGCCCTTGAAGCGGTCGGCGGCACGCTGCTGTTCAAAATGTGCGTCCAGAACGAAGGCGAA
This region of Mesorhizobium sp. C432A genomic DNA includes:
- a CDS encoding MBL fold metallo-hydrolase: MALKFDTSFDPAYGQGVTVAPEVLRVTAKNPSPFTFHGTNSYIIGRDTLAVIDPGPDDEAHFQTLLKVIANRPVSHVFVSHTHRDHSPLAARLKARTGAAVLAEGPHRPARPLRIAEINPLDASADTGFVPDVTLPDDTLVEGDGWTIRTVLTPGHTANHAAFALEGTGILFSADHVMAWATSIVAPPDGAMADYMASLDRLIARGDRLLLPGHGGPVTAPRSFMRGLKTHRKMRERAILERIRDSDRTIPDMVKAIYRDTDPRLHGAAGLSVLAHLEDLVARGLVATQGDPAIDGVFVPVG
- a CDS encoding fatty-acid--CoA ligase gives rise to the protein MLGLMQEWPLLCHKLIDNAERQHGTREIVSRSIEGPVVRTTYAEVHRRALKVAQRLERDGFVLGDRIATLAWNTARHIEAWYGIMGIGAIYHTLNPRLFPEQIVWIMNNAQDRGIFVDLTFMPLLEKIAGAVKSLKKVIVLTDKAHLPETTLSNVVAYEDWLNEADGDFAWKVFGENTAAGMCYTSGTTGDPKGVLYSHRSNVLHAMIAAMPDAMGLSARDTILPVVPMFHANAWGLGQSAPMIGAKLVMPGCKMDGASIYELLDTEKVTFSAAVPTVWMMLLQHLEDTGKKLPYLSKVVIGGSSCPRAIIRKFQDNYGVEVIHAWGMTEMSPLGTLCTMKPQYQALEGEDRLDIQGKQGYPPFGVEMKVTDDDDKELPWDGKTFGRLKVRGPAVASAYYGGVGAEQFDKDGWFDTGDVAHIDSGGYMQITDRAKDVIKSGGEWISTIDLENLAVGHPDVAEAAAIGVHHSKWGERPLLVVVAKPGKEPSKADILAFMDGKVPKWWIPDDVAFVSEIPHTATGKIQKITLRKQFSDYRLPTD
- a CDS encoding DUF1499 domain-containing protein: MEIDERQTSKAAGWSRRTGAFALVLLLTVLAGHHFELVETPAFLWVLAIVALLAAFALLFAGLALSRLWHFGDRGGRDLSVGALLALLVLTPYGFATYLAATTPPLRDISTDLDNPPVLETSDRTKDMNVLAPPTPGEVRLQADAYPLVTGHSYNLPFETVVDAVETVLDRRDWQLTAPYPVTDGQDEVTISAVARSFVVGLPADVAIRVSNDGDTIVVDMRSASRYGRYDLGDNAARIVGFLAELDQEVAGQVGAAPAE